ATGAATTACATGAATGAATAACAGAATATGTTTCTTGTTGTTGAGATTTAGGTGAGTGTGTGTAGACTGCAACTGCAAGTCTGCAGCTGAAATCTCAACCCCTCAGCCGTATTGGCATTGCTGGTGAGGGATGGTTGGTCCACTCTCTTTTGCTCTCTCCTTGTCTATGGGGTTTTGGAGCCTAGGATTGAACTGTCGTTTTCTGTGGAGCCACCTGGCGGAAAGGCAAGATGGATCTGGAACGCTTCTTTGTGTGTCGAGTAGTATGACGTATGCAATGATGCTCTGCATGCTTCACTCTACGGTGCCGGTCGCCGGTCGATGTACCGCCATTGTATGGCCCACCAGTGATGGTGATGCTGTGAATGTTAAGTATGAGCTTTGTCGATTTAGGATGGTTTTTTGTCAGATGAATATGTAGTTGACAGCTGATTTTTATCACTTGTTTACTTGACGTTGTTTGTCAAACCATGTACACCAAGCTTTTCAAAAGTTTCAGTTTCATATGGTTAATGTATATACAACTCATATCTATCTCACCCCTTGAAGCTTTCAAcatttgttcatcatattcatataATGCTGCTGTACAAGGCAGTAGTAACATAACTGTGGACTTATTTTCCCTTTTGTTGGACCTAAGGATTACTACTACATTGCTAAGCACTGGCTCAAATGCTCCTACCATCCTGGTAAGAGTGGTGGAATACATGCGGCATGCTTGGCCTTGTACAGATTTGTACATCTGACCAACCATATTTCCCTTTTCAGGAGGAAAAAGAATACAGATATTTAGGTACATAAAGAATACAACCCTAGCTGCCCTTGAGATGTAAATCAATGAACTAGTGATTCTCTAATCCAAGTCCCCGTATATGGCACTGGCAAACTCCACCATCAGGTTGTTCAGCTTCTTGTTCTGAATCCTTTGTGGGATCACCTTCAGCTCATCACTGCAAATCAAAGTTCATCACAGGTCAGTCAGGATACAAGACACTTCACCGGATTTTCTTAGAATTTTTGAGCTGAAATAAATGCTAGTACTAATTCATAGAAGCGTGTGTACCTCGGCGGGTAGCATGGAGCGGACGGGGTGAGCATCTGGGCGAACTGGAGGGCGTCCTCGGGCCGGCACACGACGTTGTTGAAGCAGAGGTAGCGGCCGAAGGCCGTGGGGCACTCGTAGGCGGCCACGTGGGCGTCGGCGAGGAAGTCGGCGTCGACGGTGACGAGGACGCCGTGCTCGTACATCTCGGGGACCCCCTTGAGGCAGGGGTGGGCGGAGGAGAGCCCCGGCCCGGTGAGCAGGCCGGCGTTGATGGCCACCATGTCCACCCCTCTGTCCATGGCCAAGGCCCAGGCCGTCTTCTCCGACAGCGTCTTGGCCAGCGCATGCCACAACTGCACCAACCCCCCAGTAATAACAGTAATTAAAACAAGAAGCTATACGTCAAGTAAAACGTGTGTCTTTCCAGTAATAACTATTGTGATTGCGCTGCTGTCCTAAAGGGTGTGTGTGTTGTGAAAGCATTGTTCCAAGCTTGCACATGCAACTTTGGTGACAGCTGCACGAGGAGACGCTGGTAGCTTGCGTTTGGCATTTTGGCAAACATGTCGGGAACATGGGGCCGCTGTAGTGGATGGCCCCAACAAGTAGGACACTGCTTCTCATCAGAATTCAGAAACAGAGGACCAGTTCTCGTCGAGAAATAAGTAGCTGGAGCAATTTAAAAGTGCCATTTGTCCATCTGCTTAATTAGTACCTATATATAATAATCAAATATTCAAAGCAAGGATGATCTTTGTGTGGACTAGGATGTGTTACTAGAACATATACAGCAGTATTTGTTTTCTTGCGGGGGCCGACTACATTATTTGTAGTAGCTCTCTTTCTGTGTCTTAATCTTCACAGTTGGGAAGCCGGTTCTTACTAGCCTCATCCACTTATTGGAAGTTTGAGTTTGACACGTACAGGTTTCTGACTGGTAATGCAGTGCTGCTAGGCGCTTGTATTGCACACGGATAATTAACGCCAAGAGCGACGGGACTGCTGCGTTGCTTTCTCGGGGTCTGGTGGCCCGCTTTCTTTCCGTGCTGGGTTCCGCAGCAAGGCTGTTTCACTAGTTGTTGGATTGATTCGTAGCAAGACATGCTTGCTGGGCTTCGCAACAAGACTGTCTCACTAGTTGTTGGATTTCGTAACAAGATTATGCCCTTGCGCTGAAAAGAAAGAAGCTGCAGCGCTTGATTGATTGATTACCTTGCGCTTCCTGCAGAGGTTGAGGTCGCTCCAGTTCCGCTCGTCGAAGGCGTCGACGGGCTTGTGGTCGTCGTCCTTCCAGACGACGGCGGTGACGGAGGAGGTGAAGACCACCCGCTCCATGGTCACCGTCTGCGCGCACGCCTCCAGCACGTTCTGCGCCGCCCGGACCTCCACCTCCACCATCACCTCCTGCACCACCATCCATCAGCCACTCAGATTAATATAATTGATTAACCAGCTACTAGCACCCAACGGTCTGCTTAATTGGCGGCAGGCAGGCACAGCCTTGATTAGAACCAGCTGTGTGTATTGTGTGGTGTGTGTGGTGAAGCCTCCATTCGGAGGCGTTAATGCACGCGGCGCGGGAAAGGCCTAGCGGCTTCTCCCCTGCCAGAGGTTTGGAGCAGAGTTAATGCTGCTGCACTGGAGTAGTACCAGTGGTGGAGGGGGCAGCGGGAGGAAGCGGATGAGCTGTGCCATTAAGGCCCAGCTCACGCCAAGGAGAAAGGAAGAAATAGTGGTAGATGCTCAACGACTAGCTGTACTGTACTGTCGCAGTGGTACGGCAGTAGCGCCAGTGTTTTCTCTGAATTCTTACTTATCCAACCGATTAGCCACTGCAACATGGCAGGCAGGCCGATCCGGCGATCGGGGATAGATTAGATTCTTGCGGGGGGTAAATAAGAGAATCGGGATCAAGCGACCCGATGTGACGGCACGATCGATCCATCCATGATTCTTTCTTGAAACTACTTCTACTAATTTAGTAGTAATGGCGGGGAgggaggaaaggaaggagaggagggGTTGTGATTGGTGATTGGAAGATCAACTCACGTCGCAGCCGGCCTGGTCCTCGTGGGTGTTGAACATGCAGAAGAGGCCGGAGCAGCCGCGGACGGCGTCGGCGATGGAGTGGTAGTCGAAGGGGTCGGCGCGGAAGAGCTTGAGCCGGTCCTCGTcgtggccggcggcggcgagcagcGCGAGCGCGTCGAGCGAGCGGCCGTAGGTGGCGGCGTGGACGGTGTAGCCCCGGCGGAGGAGGCGGTGCACGAGCGCCTGGCCCAGCGGGCCGGACGCGTCCATCACGCACACGCTCTTGTCCGACGCCACCGCCGCGACCGGCGCCCCGGGGCACATGGCTGGCTCTGGCTGCTTCCGCTTGTAAGTACGTATGTATGCCGGAGCGTCCGAGAGAGCGCCGGAGTAGAGGGAGGTGGCGGCGGGAGTGGAATTGCTTACTGCTTTACTGGGgatgggaggaggagagggagacggTGGGTATATAAAGGGGAGGGAGCTGGAGCCGGATTGGGAGTTGTAGCGGGCAGGGGGTGTCCGAGTCGGGGACGGAAGAGGAACGCTGGTGGTGGTGGGTCAACCCGGCCGGAGAGGGTCAGCCGCATCCAAAGGGCGTGCGGTGTGGGTGCGTgctctgccctccctcccctcgcctCCGGTGGTGGTCTCAGGAGCGAAAGATGAGGGAGGACGCAACGGACTTGGCTTGGCTGGGGAACGGAAGGGGGGAAGAGGGTCAGGTGCCGGGTAGTTGGCAGCTGCGGCGGGGGCGGGGCGACGCCCAACTGTCTCCCCAACGACGCGCAGCTGCACGCACGCACGCGCGTGCGTGGCTCGTGCGTGCACCCATCCGTCTCCCTCCGTCCGCTGGAATTTGGGATACGCACGCAAATTCGATGCACCTCACCTGCGACAGACGGGCTCGGCTCCGGATCGGGAGGCGTTGACCTCTTGGCCGACGGTGGCGGGATTTAGCTCGGTTTGGTGAGAAGAGTGGCTCCTGCGTTGGCCAGCAGTTTACAGCTGCCCTGCCGCGATTCCTTCCCCCcaccctctttcttcttcttcggcAGCGCCACCATCGCATGGCGCCGCGCGGGTACACGCACGCGTCAGGAGGGCCTCTACCTCTATCTACCCAGTATACTACGATACTCTTAAGGCCTGTTTGGTTTCAAATAAGTAATCAatttataagtcgaaaagtgaaaaaaatgacttattttgccaaacagatccaacttataagtcaccccaacttataagtcataagttgctccaacctaacttaaaacttataagtcaccctctTTTGCATGGGTCCCATCACCTTTACATAAAAAAACAAGGTGGGAAGATGTGCTCagatgacttataagtcaggtgaaaaCCAAACAAGCATGACTTATAAGTCACTAGTTTTAAGTCACCTgatttataagtcaggtgacttattgaaaCCAAATAGGCCCTTAACAAAATCGCATATGGATCGTCAAACTCCTTTCCGCCCGAACAGGTGTCATTCGATCGTGATCACTCTACTTTAAGCAAGGAGGGCCATACTGTGTTTTGATGAGAAACGAGGTGGTCTCAAGTGGTCTTGTGGCAGCCACGTACGTACGCTCGTCATCGGTCATAAGTGGACTTGATCCTTGTTGATCATGAGAAACGAGGAAGAGACTCAGTCTCGATATAAGTACTATTCTTGATGCCCTCTCCACATGGAGGTCGTGCCCCTTTGTATCATTTTTTTAGAAATCTTGCCATCTTTATTCATTCAAGATTGTCGACATAGGTACTCTCTTCTTCCATCTATGTAGGGTCTAATGTGTTTTTAAGAccgtctttgactattgacaagattaatagtacatgagttgtataatgtgaaaattatatcattggaacctcctttcacatacgaatttgaccatatgctttgtgtaaattGCATGTCATATTATTGTTTTAACATTTGGTCAAACTTcgtcttgaaaaatgcattaggccctatttaGACTAGTCACAatcgagagtaacatacactagtaacatacacatattcctagactatgttactaccttcatagtgggtagtaacataagtgtagtgtcatgcaaatgttcatttattaggttatagactcatattgcattgggacatgtgatgttacagtaactagctaagttactgtaaCTATCTCTCTCATCGTTAACTCATTGCCAcacaagcaaatttgctgagttggactcaatGTTACTGCTTAAGTTACTcctattgtggctagtcttagatggaaggagggagtacaaggTTTGGATCATGAGGGTGGTCCTACCAAACATGTCTACCTAGGTCTAGGGTACAAGCAAACTTGGCGAGATTGTGAGCCTCATAATTATAGTTCCTACGCTCGTGAATAAAAGAGCAAGAAATAAAACTATTACAATGACTCGATATTTCATGCACCAACGCAGCATTGGGGCCTCCGGTGCCCCTGTTGATATCATTCACCACTTCTTGACAGTCCGACGCCACACAAATATTTTGAACCGCCAGGTCTTCAGCTAGAGCCAGAGCTTCACGACAAGCATAAGTCTCCAAAGTTAGTGGGTCATTAATACCTTGAAAGACAACCGCTGATGAACCCAGGTACAAACCTCCCTGGTCTCTGCATACTGCTGCGACGGCTCCTCCCAGTCGGGATCTCATcactgctgaaggaaatatgccctagaggcaataataaagttattatttatttccttattttatgataaatgtttattattcatgctaaaattgtattaaccggaaacataatacttgtgtgaatacatagacaaacatagtgtcactagtatgcctctactagactagctcgttaatcgaagatggttatgtttcctaaccataaacaaaagagttgttatttgattaacgggatcacatcattaggagaatgatgtgattgacatgacccattccattagcttagcacccgatcgtttagtatgttgctattgctttcttcatgacttatacatgttcctatgactatgagattatgcaactcccgtttgccggaggaacactttgtgtgctaccaaacgtcacaacgtaactgggtgattataaaggagctctacaggtgtctccaaaggtaaatgttgggttggcgtatttcgagattaggatttgtcactccgattgtcggagaggtatctctgggccctctcggtaatgcacatcatataagccttgcaagcattgcaactaatgagttagttgtgagatgatatattacggaacgagtaaagagacttgccggtaacgagattgaactaggtattaagataccgacgatcgaatctcgggcaagtaacataccgatgacaaagggaacaccgtatgttgttatgcggtctgaccgataaagatcttcgtagaatatgtaggagccaatatgggcatccaggtcccgctattggttattgaccggagacgtgtctcggtcatgtctacattgttctcgaaccgtagggtccgcacgcttaaggtttcgatgacagttatattatgagtttatgagttttgatgtaccgaaggagttcggagtcccggatgagatcggggacatgacgaggagtctcgaaatggtcgagacgtaaagattgatatattggatgactatattcggacatcggaaaagttccgagtgattcgggtatttttcggagtaccgggtagttacgggagaagcaatgggccttgatgggctttagtgggaagaggagaaagggccaaggggctgctgcgccccccctcccctctagtctgaattggactagggaaaagggggccggccacctctcctactcctccacttccttctcccttcctcccctcttggtggactcctactaggacttggagtcctagtaggactccacatcctggccgcaccaagccttggccggcctcctcctcctccatcctttatatactgaggcaaggggcaccccatggagacacaagttgatcctcgtgatcgttccttagccgtgtccggtgcccccttccaccatattccacctcgatcatctcgttgcagtgcttaggcgaagccctgcgtcggtagaacatcatcatcatcaccacgtcgtcgtgctgacggaactcctccccgacgctttgctggatcggagcccggggatcgtcattgagctgaacgtgtgccaagaactcggaggtgccggagtaacggtgcttggatcggtcggatcgtgaagacgtacgactacatcaactgcgttgtcacaacacttccgctgtcggtctacaagggtacgtagatcacactctcccctctcgttgctatgcatcaccatgatcttgcgtgtgcgtaggaaattttttgaaattactacgttccccaacaactgcaCCATTTACATTAAACTTCACAGTGCCACTGGGGGGGGGGGTGGCAACCACTTCT
The sequence above is a segment of the Triticum dicoccoides isolate Atlit2015 ecotype Zavitan chromosome 1A, WEW_v2.0, whole genome shotgun sequence genome. Coding sequences within it:
- the LOC119273295 gene encoding cinnamoyl-CoA reductase-like SNL6, with amino-acid sequence MCPGAPVAAVASDKSVCVMDASGPLGQALVHRLLRRGYTVHAATYGRSLDALALLAAAGHDEDRLKLFRADPFDYHSIADAVRGCSGLFCMFNTHEDQAGCDEVMVEVEVRAAQNVLEACAQTVTMERVVFTSSVTAVVWKDDDHKPVDAFDERNWSDLNLCRKRKLWHALAKTLSEKTAWALAMDRGVDMVAINAGLLTGPGLSSAHPCLKGVPEMYEHGVLVTVDADFLADAHVAAYECPTAFGRYLCFNNVVCRPEDALQFAQMLTPSAPCYPPSDELKVIPQRIQNKKLNNLMVEFASAIYGDLD